The Amycolatopsis nigrescens CSC17Ta-90 genomic interval ACACCCTGCTCCACAGCTCCAGCAGCTCCGGCCCCGGCTCCTCCTCCGTCATGCTCCCCACCTTACCCAGCAGTCCGTGAAGGGCACCTTGCCTACTTCAGAGGTAGGCAAGGTGCCCTTCACGACATGTCAGCGGCCGGAGTGGGGGTAGGGCAGCAGGGCCATCTCGCGGGCGTTCTTGATCGCGGTCGCGACCTGCTTCTGCTGCTGCGGGGTCAAACCAGTCACCCGGCGGGCCCGGATCTTGCCGCGGTCGGAGATGAACTTCCGCAACAGGTCGGTGTCCTTCC includes:
- the rpsR gene encoding 30S ribosomal protein S18, which gives rise to MSAVPKPTRDRPGKRKANPLHAQRITEVDWKDTDLLRKFISDRGKIRARRVTGLTPQQQKQVATAIKNAREMALLPYPHSGR